A stretch of Cryptosporangium aurantiacum DNA encodes these proteins:
- a CDS encoding Lrp/AsnC family transcriptional regulator — protein MDTDAFDRALLAELRRDGRATFEALGQAVGLSRPAVTARMRRLLDSDLVTIVGVVHPSVFGLNAYAHLGLIVQGPIAPVAERLAEFGDLPFLSAVAGRFSLIAELRCTDQAALAATIRRIAGLPGVRKVETGIYTEIRKDTHFPPGRYDETPVDDVDRGLLAHLRRDGRASFAELADGVGLSTSAARTRVLRLLESGAVHVGARVNASAWGAPVLTGFEVTLGGDPASVVSVLDGLDRVQYLATAVGRADVICTAVTYDADETLRLLEDVRALPGVLGLESWTHLRVLKEQY, from the coding sequence ATGGACACCGACGCGTTCGACCGGGCATTGCTGGCCGAGCTGCGCCGGGACGGCCGGGCCACGTTCGAGGCGCTCGGGCAGGCGGTCGGGCTGTCCCGTCCGGCGGTAACCGCGCGAATGCGCCGACTGCTGGACAGCGACCTGGTGACGATCGTCGGCGTCGTCCACCCGTCGGTGTTCGGCCTGAACGCGTACGCGCACCTCGGGCTCATCGTGCAGGGACCGATCGCCCCGGTCGCCGAGCGTCTCGCGGAGTTCGGGGACCTGCCGTTCCTCTCCGCGGTCGCCGGACGGTTCTCGCTGATCGCCGAGCTGCGCTGCACCGACCAGGCGGCGCTGGCGGCGACGATCCGGCGGATCGCCGGGCTGCCGGGCGTCCGGAAGGTCGAGACCGGGATCTACACCGAGATCCGGAAGGACACCCACTTCCCGCCCGGCCGGTACGACGAAACCCCGGTCGACGATGTCGACCGGGGCCTGCTCGCGCACCTCCGACGCGACGGACGGGCGTCGTTCGCCGAACTCGCGGACGGCGTGGGGCTCTCCACCAGCGCCGCGCGCACCCGGGTGTTACGGCTGCTGGAGTCCGGCGCCGTGCACGTCGGAGCGCGGGTGAACGCGAGCGCGTGGGGCGCTCCGGTGCTGACCGGGTTCGAGGTGACGCTCGGCGGTGATCCGGCGTCGGTGGTCTCGGTGCTGGACGGGCTCGATCGGGTCCAGTACCTCGCGACCGCGGTCGGCCGCGCCGATGTCATCTGTACGGCGGTCACCTACGACGCCGACGAGACGCTTCGGCTGCTCGAGGACGTCCGGGCGCTGCCGGGCGTCCTCGGGCTGGAGTCCTGGACCCACCTGCGAGTGCTGAAGGAGCAGTACTAG
- a CDS encoding extracellular solute-binding protein translates to MHSSRRQFLSRVSLAAGGALLLPSALAACGSDEDTAATPSSAPSGVDAKWPKLTSRQVVVAGFGGETYDVRQKLEFDPFTKLSGVRVTQAAWDYGKFTEMVAKPNPEWDMIDFDGYSIAALIEGKTPPGKLADWVRRCDLVDKAYQDYAAGSYAYSVVLGWSTKLGATPTGWADFFDTKRFPGKRAFPKSIYAGTAEIALLADGVAKDKMYPLDLDRAIAKLNTIKDDLIFYDSYAQGQQYMAQGSASMIATANSRMIQLKDSGKPVDWTYQDAILYPWGGFALTQQAPNADAANALIDYLSTPEAQAAVAKSLYLGPTVSAALDLLSPEELAKQPSAPDNVAKQLSVDVRSLAKQDGEYVEKFFAWVGK, encoded by the coding sequence GTGCACTCCTCCCGTCGCCAGTTCCTCTCCCGAGTTTCGTTAGCAGCCGGTGGCGCGCTGCTGCTGCCGTCGGCACTCGCGGCCTGCGGCTCGGACGAAGACACCGCCGCCACCCCCTCGTCCGCGCCCTCCGGTGTGGACGCGAAATGGCCGAAGCTGACGTCCCGCCAGGTCGTGGTCGCGGGCTTCGGCGGCGAGACCTACGACGTCCGGCAGAAGCTGGAGTTCGACCCGTTCACGAAGCTCTCCGGCGTCCGGGTCACGCAGGCCGCCTGGGACTACGGCAAGTTCACCGAGATGGTGGCGAAGCCGAACCCGGAGTGGGACATGATCGACTTCGACGGATACTCGATCGCCGCGCTGATCGAGGGGAAGACGCCGCCCGGCAAGCTCGCCGACTGGGTGCGGCGGTGCGATCTCGTCGACAAGGCCTACCAGGACTACGCAGCCGGCAGTTACGCGTACAGCGTCGTGCTCGGGTGGTCGACGAAGCTCGGCGCGACGCCGACCGGCTGGGCCGACTTCTTCGACACGAAGAGGTTCCCCGGCAAGCGGGCGTTCCCGAAGTCGATCTACGCCGGTACCGCGGAGATCGCACTGCTGGCCGACGGCGTCGCCAAGGACAAGATGTACCCGCTCGACCTCGACCGGGCGATCGCGAAGCTGAACACGATCAAGGACGACCTGATCTTCTACGACTCGTACGCCCAGGGTCAGCAGTACATGGCGCAGGGCAGCGCGTCGATGATCGCCACCGCGAACAGCCGGATGATCCAGCTCAAGGACAGCGGCAAGCCGGTGGACTGGACCTACCAGGACGCGATCCTCTACCCGTGGGGCGGCTTCGCGCTCACCCAGCAGGCGCCGAACGCCGACGCCGCGAACGCGCTGATCGACTACCTGTCGACGCCGGAGGCGCAGGCCGCGGTGGCCAAGAGCCTCTACCTCGGTCCGACGGTCTCGGCCGCCCTCGACCTGCTCAGCCCGGAGGAGCTCGCGAAGCAGCCGAGCGCACCCGACAACGTCGCCAAGCAGCTGTCCGTGGACGTCCGGTCGCTCGCGAAGCAGGACGGTGAGTACGTGGAGAAGTTCTTCGCGTGGGTCGGGAAGTGA
- a CDS encoding ABC transporter permease gives MGREVTAGGRWLLLPPLALLTIGLLGPMVAVVAAGVAADGPVGMVTEPFRSELFLGAAARTLWLSLLVTVCTVVIGAIYAVALVAAPRRLAGVLFGVLFLTFWVSLLVRTFGWVLTLQPAGALDSLVGGEGLGLYQTTAGLVPAMVHIMLPYVVLPIYADLRGLDAAQLRAARSLGGGEWLTLRSVVLPAIRPGVLAGGVIVFVLSLGFYVTPAFLGGPGGQVVSIVIGTQFGRLQDLGGAAAMGVLLLVATLGLYVLADRFLGIGRAWSAAVERE, from the coding sequence GTGGGTCGGGAAGTGACTGCCGGAGGCCGGTGGCTGCTGCTCCCGCCGCTCGCCCTGCTCACCATCGGTCTGCTCGGGCCGATGGTGGCGGTCGTCGCGGCCGGCGTGGCCGCCGACGGCCCGGTCGGGATGGTCACCGAACCGTTCCGCAGCGAGCTGTTCCTCGGCGCGGCGGCCCGGACGCTCTGGCTCTCGCTGCTGGTGACCGTATGCACGGTCGTCATCGGCGCGATCTACGCGGTCGCGCTGGTGGCGGCTCCGCGACGGCTGGCCGGTGTGCTCTTCGGCGTGCTGTTCCTGACGTTCTGGGTGTCGCTGCTCGTCCGGACGTTCGGCTGGGTTCTGACCCTGCAGCCCGCGGGAGCGCTCGACAGTCTCGTGGGTGGGGAGGGCCTCGGCCTGTACCAGACCACGGCCGGCCTGGTCCCCGCGATGGTCCACATCATGCTTCCGTACGTGGTGCTGCCGATCTACGCGGACCTGCGAGGCTTGGACGCCGCCCAGCTGCGGGCCGCGCGGAGCCTCGGTGGCGGCGAGTGGCTGACGCTCCGCTCGGTGGTGCTCCCGGCGATCCGGCCGGGCGTGCTGGCCGGTGGGGTGATCGTGTTCGTGCTCAGCCTCGGCTTCTACGTGACGCCGGCGTTCCTCGGCGGGCCGGGCGGCCAGGTCGTCTCGATCGTGATCGGCACCCAGTTCGGGCGGTTGCAGGATCTCGGCGGCGCCGCGGCGATGGGTGTGCTGCTCCTGGTCGCCACGCTCGGGCTGTATGTGCTGGCCGACCGGTTCCTCGGCATCGGGCGGGCCTGGAGCGCGGCGGTGGAACGTGAGTGA
- a CDS encoding ABC transporter permease, translating into MSDFRTAAPRTSAITVVLGVVVALFLLAPLAVILPVAFSADAFLVFPPQQWSGRWFTDVLTDPAWLDAISLSARIAAGAAVLATLAGTCAAFALRRVRRGQRTLRTLMLAPLVVPQLVLALGLYLAVDDLGGRAGLGTLLVGQAVLATPVVYLAVAAGLAGVDPALSRAARSLGHSWPSALVRVELPLVARSVAGSAVLAFGLCFDESVLAYYLSPPGEETLPTRIWLDASQSASPAIAAVSALVIGSAVVLLGVSVLLTTRKRKTP; encoded by the coding sequence GTGAGTGACTTCCGCACCGCCGCTCCTCGCACCAGCGCCATCACCGTCGTCCTGGGCGTCGTCGTCGCGCTGTTCCTGCTGGCGCCGCTGGCCGTCATCCTGCCGGTGGCGTTCAGCGCCGACGCGTTCCTGGTCTTCCCGCCGCAGCAGTGGTCGGGGCGCTGGTTCACCGACGTGCTGACCGACCCGGCGTGGCTCGACGCGATCAGCCTGTCCGCCCGGATCGCCGCCGGTGCGGCCGTCCTCGCGACGCTGGCCGGGACCTGCGCGGCGTTCGCGCTGCGTCGCGTCCGGCGTGGGCAGCGCACGCTGCGGACGCTGATGCTCGCTCCGCTCGTCGTGCCGCAGCTGGTGCTGGCGCTGGGTCTGTACCTGGCCGTGGACGACCTCGGTGGCCGGGCCGGTCTGGGGACGCTGCTGGTCGGGCAGGCGGTGCTGGCTACGCCGGTCGTCTACCTGGCGGTGGCCGCCGGGCTGGCCGGCGTCGATCCGGCGCTGTCCCGGGCCGCTCGCAGCCTCGGGCACTCCTGGCCGTCGGCGCTGGTGCGGGTGGAGCTGCCGCTGGTGGCGCGCAGCGTCGCCGGGTCGGCCGTGCTGGCATTCGGCCTGTGCTTCGACGAGTCGGTTCTGGCCTACTACCTGAGTCCGCCCGGCGAGGAGACGCTGCCGACCCGGATCTGGCTGGACGCGAGCCAGAGCGCGTCCCCGGCGATCGCGGCGGTGAGCGCGCTGGTGATCGGGTCGGCGGTGGTGCTGCTGGGAGTGAGCGTGCTGTTGACCACTCGGAAAAGGAAAACCCCATGA
- a CDS encoding ABC transporter ATP-binding protein, with amino-acid sequence MSIDRLTVDLGGARILDEVSLTVPAGCFATLLGPSGSGKTTTLNVLAGFTDPGSGDVRIGGRSLTGVPPHRREIGVVFQNYALFPHLSVGRNIEFPLLARKVDRATRRERVAEALRLVHLPDVADRSVRSLSGGQQQRIALARALVFAPQLLLLDEPLAALDKQLREAMQLELKRIQRETGTTTIAVTHDQVEALSMSDIVAIMQDGKIVQVGSPEEVYRRPATRFVAGFLGEANLLPVVDGKTALFGNPVDGSGTTVLRPEDLELTAADHPGTVAATVTEVVYQGARLRLTVAADGTPIVVSAVPGDLAHRPEIGDAVGVRHRGGELRALADA; translated from the coding sequence GTGAGTATCGACAGGCTCACCGTCGATCTCGGTGGAGCGCGGATCCTCGACGAGGTGAGCCTCACCGTTCCGGCCGGGTGCTTCGCGACGCTGCTCGGACCGAGCGGCAGCGGCAAGACCACGACGCTGAACGTCCTGGCCGGGTTCACCGACCCCGGCAGCGGCGACGTGCGCATCGGCGGCCGGTCGCTGACCGGCGTACCACCGCACCGCCGCGAGATCGGCGTCGTGTTCCAGAACTACGCGCTGTTCCCGCACCTGTCGGTCGGTCGCAACATCGAGTTCCCGCTGCTCGCCCGGAAGGTCGACCGGGCCACGCGGCGCGAGCGGGTGGCCGAAGCGCTCCGGCTCGTGCACCTGCCCGACGTCGCGGACCGGTCGGTGCGGTCGCTCTCCGGCGGCCAGCAGCAACGGATCGCGCTCGCCAGGGCGCTCGTCTTCGCTCCGCAGCTGCTGCTGCTCGACGAGCCGCTGGCCGCGCTCGACAAGCAGCTGCGGGAGGCGATGCAGCTCGAGCTCAAGCGGATCCAGCGGGAGACCGGCACGACGACGATCGCGGTGACCCACGACCAGGTCGAGGCGCTGTCGATGTCGGACATCGTGGCGATCATGCAGGACGGCAAGATCGTGCAGGTCGGCTCACCGGAGGAGGTCTACCGGCGGCCCGCGACGCGATTCGTGGCCGGCTTCCTGGGCGAGGCGAACCTGCTGCCGGTGGTGGACGGGAAGACCGCGCTGTTCGGCAACCCGGTGGACGGCAGCGGCACGACCGTGCTCCGCCCCGAGGACCTGGAGCTGACCGCGGCCGACCACCCCGGAACCGTCGCCGCGACCGTCACCGAGGTCGTCTACCAGGGCGCCCGGTTGCGGCTCACGGTCGCGGCGGACGGAACCCCGATCGTGGTCAGCGCGGTCCCGGGCGATCTGGCTCACCGTCCCGAGATCGGTGACGCGGTCGGCGTCCGGCACCGGGGCGGCGAACTCCGCGCGCTGGCCGACGCGTGA